A genomic region of Desulfosarcina ovata subsp. ovata contains the following coding sequences:
- a CDS encoding NUDIX hydrolase: protein MPSLPDDTDSFLRLIRSRLFQHPPEKFNFNTNGDLRRISAVLFLLGKASRGGEPFIILNKRSQHVRQPGDLCCPGGGISPPFDFLLTHGLSLPVTPLARWPHMRWWRHSRPADYSKLSLLLATALREGFEEMRLNPFGVTFLGPMPAQDLVMFKRSIYPMVAWVNRQQRFTPNWEVEKIVRIPIPNLFNPANYARYRISYKPTAPGADQLSGREMPCFVHHGNQGEELLWGATYRITEHFLKTTFGFTPPPISRLPVINRRLDRTYLQGSILP, encoded by the coding sequence ATGCCATCATTGCCCGACGATACCGATTCTTTCCTTCGTCTGATACGAAGCCGACTTTTCCAGCACCCCCCGGAAAAATTTAATTTCAATACCAACGGGGACCTGCGGCGGATTTCCGCGGTGCTTTTCCTGTTGGGAAAAGCGAGCCGGGGCGGTGAGCCCTTTATTATCCTTAACAAACGCTCGCAACACGTACGTCAGCCAGGAGACCTGTGCTGTCCCGGTGGGGGGATCTCGCCACCTTTTGATTTTCTGCTGACCCACGGGCTGAGTTTACCGGTTACCCCGCTGGCCCGCTGGCCGCACATGCGCTGGTGGCGCCACAGCCGCCCCGCAGATTATTCAAAACTTTCCCTGCTCCTGGCCACCGCCCTGCGGGAAGGTTTCGAGGAGATGCGACTCAACCCCTTTGGGGTAACCTTTTTGGGTCCCATGCCGGCTCAGGATCTGGTGATGTTCAAACGCTCCATCTATCCGATGGTCGCCTGGGTCAATCGCCAGCAGCGCTTTACCCCCAACTGGGAAGTCGAAAAGATCGTACGGATTCCAATCCCTAATTTGTTCAATCCCGCCAATTATGCCCGTTACCGCATCTCATACAAACCAACCGCCCCCGGTGCGGACCAACTGAGCGGCCGGGAAATGCCCTGTTTTGTCCATCACGGGAATCAGGGGGAAGAGCTGCTCTGGGGCGCGACCTACCGGATTACCGAACATTTCCTTAAAACCACTTTTGGTTTTACGCCACCGCCCATTTCGAGGCTGCCGGTCATCAACAGGCGATTGGATCGGACCTACCTTCAGGGATCAATATTGCCGTAA
- a CDS encoding pancreas/duodenum homeobox protein 1: MSVSTYAKLFPQHVLDEIFSPQRADRFFEALFGDVNEGAYDIRLAYRRESEDRIEFEFQLIQRPGRCLACNLTHGLPNVFMRHPVIDINGVVAQIGSRMTNGMRCGKWQLGRTREVSTQVHVMPLQISLVPATPSGDN, from the coding sequence ATGTCTGTTTCCACATACGCAAAGCTTTTTCCGCAACATGTGCTGGATGAAATTTTCTCTCCACAGCGCGCCGACCGTTTTTTTGAGGCCCTGTTTGGCGATGTGAATGAGGGGGCTTACGATATTCGGCTGGCTTACCGCCGCGAGTCGGAGGATCGGATCGAATTTGAATTCCAGCTGATCCAGAGGCCCGGACGCTGCCTGGCCTGCAATCTGACCCATGGGCTTCCGAACGTGTTCATGCGCCACCCGGTGATCGATATTAACGGTGTGGTCGCGCAGATCGGTTCCCGCATGACCAACGGGATGCGTTGCGGCAAATGGCAGCTGGGACGAACCCGGGAAGTGTCGACCCAAGTGCATGTGATGCCTCTTCAAATCAGCCTGGTGCCCGCTACGCCGTCTGGTGACAACTAA
- a CDS encoding PAS domain S-box protein: MQIKISIRWALIAGFLGLIWGTHLITTTSSYLTSQEVLRQHAGDIMKNIAELAMEQSQRHLLHAHGAAALTRRLLAANVVSSQANQVAGLERYLYDQLSVNPHFAGIYVGTPNGDFYDVRHFEVLGKEGFRTKVILNADKGRQVQLSYRDARFRLQSMSQSDSDPYDPRLRPWYQKAVAENRIVWTDPYIFYTSQKPGITIAGPFFDPDGRLMGVVGVDIEIDQLSIFIGNLKIGKHGKAFMINRNADVVAFGDLDKLKIEDQAQAGSTRLVKIQELDDPHCRKAFAAARIETDTAGMLVMDTPRFSRFENDGQTYLAMFTPFSNSQWPWIIGVYLPEADYLGAIKANRQYNIWVTMVISLFAAGIGLLLARGVIRPIALLEKSSRKMKLGQAVPLPPIRSVYTEIQETANAFGEMKTAVERSHKKYLGIFNNIQDVYWESSLNGTLVEISPSIAKISQYRREDLIGATTLKIYANPNQRSGIVDVLKKKGQIHDHEVVFKDKDGRLVHCALNSSILHTRSGKPYRIIGSLRDINDRKAAEEQLLTYKKKLEALVQARTIELQKANDGLVGQIERRRDTEKQLRASEEKYRTILETIEEAYFEMDLRGTLTFINDAAGHIMGYSREELLGMHFRHFSDHRPTREIMLSFDRMVRSGEPVRVITYPVTTKNGESKILDLSAALIHDTSGKTIGFRGLARDMTSQIIAQREKEKLQGQLNQAQRMESVGTLAGGIAHDFNNLLMGIMGNVSLLETKLDPDRSLSEHLKAIEQCVESGANLTRQLLGYARGGKYRVTPVNLNETIQRTADMFGRTKKEVHILYDFDEEVHLVEADQGQIDQVLLNLYVNAWHAMTTDMTLQLSTANVVLDAGFTTPFGAKPGPYAAIRVKDRGKGIEPEIRKRIFEPFFTTKKMGRGTGLGLASAFGIIKNHGGIIDVQSQVNQGTTFTIYLPAAFPLKPENAPSSDSVTVPIEPGSETLLLVDDEPYVLKALGFILQDLGYEVITAGSGKEAIDLFQKEQHCIDGVLLDMIMPDLNGRQVLDALKAIRPSIKVILSSGYSLDGLSEEEPNAAGDGFIQKPYQIQELATILNDVLHTAAPR, from the coding sequence ATGCAGATCAAAATATCCATTCGCTGGGCCCTGATCGCCGGTTTTTTGGGTTTGATATGGGGCACCCATCTGATTACCACGACTTCATCCTACCTTACATCTCAGGAGGTGCTTCGCCAGCACGCCGGAGATATCATGAAAAACATCGCCGAACTGGCCATGGAACAGTCCCAGCGTCATTTGCTGCATGCCCACGGAGCAGCCGCCTTGACCCGGCGGCTGTTGGCTGCCAACGTGGTCAGCAGCCAGGCCAATCAGGTTGCCGGCCTTGAACGTTACCTGTACGACCAGCTTTCGGTGAACCCGCATTTTGCCGGGATTTACGTGGGCACCCCAAATGGCGATTTTTATGATGTCCGTCATTTTGAAGTCCTCGGCAAGGAGGGATTCCGAACCAAAGTGATCCTGAATGCAGACAAGGGGCGACAGGTGCAACTATCCTATCGGGACGCCCGTTTTCGCCTCCAGTCCATGTCCCAGAGCGATTCGGACCCCTATGACCCCCGGTTGCGGCCGTGGTATCAGAAGGCAGTGGCCGAAAACCGCATTGTCTGGACCGATCCATACATTTTTTACACATCCCAGAAACCGGGCATCACCATCGCCGGCCCTTTTTTTGATCCAGACGGCCGTTTGATGGGTGTGGTCGGCGTGGATATTGAAATCGATCAGCTCTCGATTTTCATCGGCAACCTGAAAATCGGCAAGCACGGCAAAGCCTTCATGATTAACCGCAACGCCGATGTGGTGGCCTTTGGTGACCTCGACAAATTGAAGATTGAAGATCAGGCCCAAGCCGGTAGCACGCGTCTGGTAAAAATCCAGGAACTGGACGATCCACACTGTCGTAAAGCCTTTGCCGCTGCCAGGATTGAAACCGACACTGCCGGCATGCTGGTCATGGATACGCCTCGCTTTTCGCGCTTTGAAAACGACGGTCAGACGTATCTGGCCATGTTCACACCGTTTTCAAATTCCCAATGGCCCTGGATCATCGGTGTCTACTTGCCCGAGGCGGATTACCTCGGCGCCATCAAGGCCAATCGCCAGTACAACATTTGGGTCACTATGGTAATCTCCCTGTTTGCCGCCGGTATCGGCTTGCTTCTGGCCCGGGGGGTGATTCGCCCCATCGCCCTACTCGAAAAAAGCTCCCGCAAAATGAAACTGGGCCAGGCCGTGCCACTCCCACCGATCCGTTCCGTGTATACCGAAATCCAGGAGACGGCCAACGCATTTGGAGAGATGAAAACCGCCGTTGAACGCAGCCATAAAAAATATCTGGGCATCTTCAACAACATTCAGGATGTCTATTGGGAATCTTCGCTCAACGGTACCCTGGTCGAAATCAGCCCTTCCATCGCGAAAATATCCCAATACCGGCGTGAGGACTTGATCGGCGCCACCACATTGAAAATATATGCCAATCCCAACCAGAGAAGCGGAATTGTTGACGTCCTCAAGAAGAAGGGGCAGATTCACGACCATGAAGTGGTTTTCAAAGACAAGGATGGCCGCCTGGTTCACTGTGCGCTAAATTCCAGTATTCTGCACACCCGATCGGGGAAACCCTATCGTATCATTGGCTCGCTGCGTGACATCAACGACCGCAAAGCGGCCGAAGAGCAACTGCTCACCTACAAGAAAAAACTGGAGGCGTTGGTTCAGGCCAGGACCATTGAACTGCAGAAAGCCAATGACGGTCTGGTTGGCCAGATCGAACGCCGTCGGGACACCGAAAAACAGCTGCGCGCCAGTGAAGAGAAATACCGGACGATCCTGGAAACCATCGAAGAGGCCTATTTTGAGATGGATCTGCGTGGCACCCTCACCTTTATCAACGATGCCGCCGGACACATCATGGGTTACTCTAGAGAGGAGTTGCTCGGCATGCACTTCAGACACTTTTCCGACCATCGGCCCACACGGGAAATCATGCTGTCCTTTGATCGAATGGTTCGGTCGGGCGAGCCCGTTCGCGTGATCACCTATCCGGTGACCACGAAAAACGGGGAAAGCAAAATTCTGGACCTGAGCGCAGCCCTGATTCACGACACTTCGGGAAAGACGATTGGATTTCGCGGACTGGCCCGTGACATGACGTCCCAAATTATCGCCCAGCGGGAAAAGGAGAAGCTCCAGGGGCAGCTCAATCAAGCGCAACGAATGGAGTCGGTCGGTACCCTGGCCGGGGGCATCGCCCATGATTTTAACAATCTCTTAATGGGCATCATGGGTAACGTCTCTCTCTTGGAAACAAAATTGGACCCGGACCGTTCATTGTCCGAACACTTGAAGGCCATCGAACAGTGTGTGGAAAGCGGGGCCAACCTGACCCGCCAGCTTCTCGGTTATGCCCGTGGAGGCAAATATCGGGTAACACCGGTCAATTTGAACGAAACGATTCAACGTACCGCAGACATGTTCGGGCGCACGAAAAAGGAAGTGCATATTCTCTATGATTTCGATGAAGAGGTCCATCTGGTGGAAGCCGACCAGGGGCAGATCGACCAGGTGCTGCTCAACCTGTATGTCAACGCCTGGCACGCCATGACAACGGACATGACCCTGCAGCTTTCGACAGCCAACGTTGTTCTGGATGCCGGTTTCACGACCCCTTTTGGTGCCAAACCAGGACCGTATGCGGCCATTCGCGTCAAAGACCGGGGAAAAGGGATCGAGCCGGAAATTAGAAAACGTATTTTCGAGCCTTTTTTTACCACCAAAAAGATGGGCCGCGGAACAGGTCTGGGGTTGGCATCCGCCTTTGGCATCATAAAAAACCATGGTGGGATCATTGATGTCCAAAGCCAGGTGAACCAGGGGACAACTTTCACCATCTATCTGCCCGCCGCATTTCCTCTAAAACCGGAAAACGCCCCGTCGTCCGACTCGGTGACCGTTCCCATCGAGCCGGGTTCCGAGACGTTGCTGCTGGTGGACGATGAACCCTATGTTCTGAAGGCGTTGGGTTTTATCTTGCAGGATTTGGGATATGAGGTAATCACCGCCGGTAGTGGCAAGGAGGCCATCGATCTGTTTCAGAAAGAGCAGCACTGCATCGACGGCGTGCTGCTGGATATGATCATGCCCGATCTGAACGGCAGGCAGGTGCTCGATGCATTGAAAGCCATCCGCCCGTCGATAAAAGTCATTCTTTCCAGCGGGTACAGCCTAGATGGCTTGAGTGAAGAAGAACCTAACGCCGCGGGAGACGGTTTTATCCAGAAGCCTTACCAGATTCAGGAGTTGGCAACAATTCTGAACGACGTCCTGCACACGGCTGCGCCGCGGTGA
- a CDS encoding RiPP maturation radical SAM C-methyltransferase: MTVATNAVQNEKLRILLVSAPWPLFNRPSLPVGALKAYLGEQIPHLEVVASHLFLDVAQALGYARYQAISSRVWRAESVFSALLYPRQASRAESLYRGTLKRNDDAPRDFADIVRTVKTASAQWLGKIDWHALDLVGFSISFCQTTASLYLISRIKSIRPDLPVVVGGSSFSGQAASSLLPVFPQIDYVVVGEGEKPMAGLVNHLQAVRKGRSPSLPPGILHAGNPHAPLPPFNQLDRMDRLPVPDYDDYFNRLGQLPPGERFFATLPIEASRGCWWNQKESGGHFNGCAFCNLNLQWRGYRTKSPTQLAREVDLLVQRYQVLSLAFADNALPPKKAEAMMDVLGNLGHELSIFAELRAKTPPATLHKMRMTGVDAVQVGIEALSSRLLKKMNKGTRAIDNLNMMKQCEGRGIINLSNLIVHFPSSDEKDVGETLRVLDFVIWYRPLKIVRFWLGLDSPIHRFARQFNVRAVFNHPNLRKLFPAAVADGMRFMIQGYRGDRQRQRRLWRPVEIKVRQWVKAYAQLQQQTGGGPAILSREGGQFLIIDQHWPDRPTDKHRLTGVSAGIYRHCQVPHSLDQIVEAFPSHGRETIERFLQSLVAKRLMFAENDHYLSLAVPVSWRS, translated from the coding sequence ATGACCGTGGCAACCAACGCTGTTCAGAATGAAAAATTGCGCATCCTTCTGGTGTCGGCACCATGGCCGCTGTTCAACCGGCCGTCACTGCCAGTAGGGGCCTTGAAGGCCTATCTTGGCGAACAGATCCCCCATTTGGAGGTCGTTGCCAGCCACCTCTTTCTGGATGTGGCCCAGGCGCTGGGATACGCGCGTTACCAGGCGATCTCCAGTCGCGTCTGGCGGGCCGAATCGGTTTTTTCGGCACTGCTCTACCCAAGGCAGGCTTCCCGCGCCGAATCGCTTTACCGCGGTACGCTCAAACGGAACGACGATGCTCCCAGGGATTTTGCCGATATTGTCCGCACGGTCAAAACAGCGTCGGCGCAGTGGTTGGGGAAAATTGATTGGCACGCCCTGGATCTGGTCGGGTTTTCAATCTCTTTTTGTCAGACAACGGCCTCTCTTTATCTCATTTCAAGGATAAAATCCATCCGTCCGGATCTTCCTGTGGTCGTCGGCGGATCTTCTTTTTCAGGCCAGGCGGCATCCTCTCTGCTGCCGGTCTTTCCCCAGATCGATTACGTGGTCGTGGGCGAGGGGGAAAAGCCGATGGCTGGCCTGGTGAATCATCTGCAGGCCGTCCGTAAGGGACGATCCCCATCGCTTCCCCCGGGCATTTTGCATGCCGGGAACCCACACGCTCCATTGCCGCCTTTCAACCAGTTGGATCGGATGGATCGACTGCCCGTGCCGGACTATGACGACTATTTCAATCGGTTAGGTCAACTGCCACCCGGAGAGCGGTTTTTCGCCACCCTGCCGATCGAGGCATCACGTGGGTGCTGGTGGAATCAAAAGGAGAGTGGCGGGCATTTCAACGGCTGTGCCTTCTGCAACCTCAATCTGCAATGGCGCGGTTATCGGACGAAATCGCCGACGCAACTGGCCAGGGAGGTGGACCTTTTGGTGCAGCGCTATCAGGTGCTCTCCCTGGCGTTTGCCGACAACGCCCTGCCTCCCAAAAAGGCGGAGGCAATGATGGATGTCTTGGGCAATTTGGGTCATGAGCTTTCCATTTTTGCCGAATTGCGGGCCAAGACGCCGCCGGCCACGCTCCATAAAATGCGGATGACGGGTGTGGATGCGGTACAGGTCGGCATCGAAGCCCTGTCCAGCCGGCTGCTAAAAAAAATGAACAAGGGAACCCGCGCCATTGACAACCTGAACATGATGAAACAGTGCGAGGGACGCGGAATCATCAACCTGTCCAATCTGATCGTGCATTTCCCGTCCAGTGACGAAAAGGATGTCGGCGAAACCCTTCGTGTGCTCGACTTTGTGATTTGGTATCGTCCCCTTAAAATTGTCCGGTTCTGGTTGGGGTTAGACAGCCCGATCCACCGTTTTGCAAGACAATTCAACGTCCGGGCCGTGTTCAATCACCCCAATTTGAGAAAATTGTTTCCAGCTGCGGTGGCTGACGGCATGCGCTTCATGATCCAGGGGTATCGAGGCGACCGTCAACGGCAGCGTCGATTGTGGCGACCGGTAGAAATCAAAGTGCGCCAGTGGGTTAAGGCATACGCCCAGTTGCAGCAACAAACCGGTGGGGGACCGGCGATCCTCAGCCGTGAAGGGGGACAATTCCTGATAATTGACCAGCACTGGCCGGATCGGCCTACGGACAAACACCGCCTCACCGGCGTTTCGGCCGGGATCTACCGTCATTGTCAGGTCCCCCACAGCCTCGACCAAATAGTCGAGGCGTTTCCTTCGCATGGCCGGGAAACCATCGAGCGGTTTCTCCAATCCCTGGTGGCCAAACGTCTGATGTTCGCTGAGAACGATCATTATCTGAGTCTGGCCGTACCGGTTTCCTGGCGATCCTGA
- a CDS encoding tRNA dihydrouridine synthase, whose protein sequence is MHLILAPLRGFTDVVFRNAFARHFNGIDEAVAPFVTSTKGRRIKPSHLADLVQAENSHLPVVPQILSNNSAEFLCLANTLVDLGYGEINWNLGCPYPMVAKKKRGSGLLPFPDEIDRLLERVLRDFAGQLSIKTRLGRYSADEINALVPVFNRYPVKRIIIHPRTGVQMYTGSVDLAAFGRCLPKLVHPVVYNGDINRLETLRSLSDRFPSVSTWMLGRGLVANPFLAETIRIGSPQIENRWQRFADFHDALIDGYTRRFSGPGHVLARMKGFWGYFADEFVDGRRILKKIRKTTRLENYRVFVDGLLDPRVSQGKTDCERL, encoded by the coding sequence ATGCACCTGATTCTTGCCCCCTTGCGCGGTTTCACCGACGTGGTTTTCCGAAATGCATTCGCGCGCCATTTCAACGGCATTGACGAGGCCGTGGCGCCCTTTGTCACCTCAACCAAAGGGCGACGCATCAAACCGTCCCATTTGGCGGACCTGGTCCAGGCGGAAAACAGTCATTTGCCGGTGGTACCTCAAATTCTCAGTAACAACAGCGCCGAGTTCCTCTGCCTGGCCAACACGCTGGTCGATCTGGGATACGGCGAGATCAACTGGAATTTAGGCTGCCCATATCCCATGGTGGCCAAAAAAAAACGGGGTTCCGGGCTGCTCCCTTTTCCTGACGAGATCGACCGGCTGCTTGAACGGGTGCTGCGTGATTTTGCCGGCCAGCTTTCCATCAAAACCCGTCTGGGGCGTTATTCGGCTGATGAAATCAATGCGCTTGTTCCGGTATTTAACCGTTATCCCGTAAAGCGGATCATCATCCACCCACGTACCGGGGTACAGATGTATACGGGCAGCGTTGATCTGGCGGCATTTGGACGATGTCTGCCAAAACTGGTTCATCCGGTGGTGTACAACGGCGACATCAATCGGCTGGAGACCCTCCGGTCACTCTCGGACAGATTCCCCTCCGTCTCCACATGGATGCTGGGGCGGGGACTTGTGGCCAATCCTTTTTTGGCGGAGACGATCCGGATCGGTAGTCCGCAAATCGAAAACCGCTGGCAGCGGTTCGCCGATTTTCATGACGCCCTGATCGACGGATATACCCGGCGTTTTTCAGGTCCCGGTCATGTCCTGGCCCGCATGAAAGGTTTCTGGGGGTATTTTGCCGATGAATTTGTCGATGGGCGGCGGATATTAAAAAAGATCCGCAAAACAACCCGGCTGGAAAATTACCGGGTGTTTGTGGACGGGTTGCTCGACCCGCGGGTATCGCAAGGCAAAACCGATTGTGAGCGGCTTTGA
- a CDS encoding response regulator transcription factor — MQQKTILIVDDELSILVPLQYLMEKEGYIPKLAQSGKEAIEKIAEFHPALILLDIMLPDLDGYEIYQIIRQQPKWNTIRIIFLTAKNRDADIAKGLAMGADDYITKPFSNHQLMEKIHALIGPAATP, encoded by the coding sequence ATGCAACAAAAAACCATTTTGATCGTGGACGACGAATTAAGCATCCTGGTGCCACTACAGTATCTGATGGAAAAAGAGGGCTACATTCCCAAACTGGCCCAAAGCGGCAAAGAAGCCATCGAAAAGATAGCCGAATTTCATCCGGCACTGATCCTGCTGGATATCATGCTGCCGGATCTGGATGGCTATGAAATCTATCAGATCATTCGCCAGCAGCCGAAATGGAATACCATCCGGATTATTTTTCTTACGGCCAAGAATCGCGATGCCGACATCGCCAAAGGTCTTGCCATGGGCGCCGATGACTATATTACCAAACCGTTTTCCAATCATCAGTTGATGGAAAAAATCCATGCGCTCATCGGACCGGCAGCGACGCCTTGA
- a CDS encoding GAF domain-containing protein, with translation MPKAQPPSSSPKVATKTLTAKRLQTENRALKQKNEMLTRRNHELELICQSFLSINSSLDLDRVLATILEVIRALFGAVGSSIWLKDPKSGEVVCQQAAGFQRNVVKGWRLSPGEGIAGWVSSYGERVILPDTRKDMRHFRQVADTMQVELRSLISVPMRVKGAVIGALQVVDKQVGRFDESHVDVLEALSDASATAIENAQLFKRANREIAERKRAEKKLKASEKELKEKGNALEEVNTALNVLLKSREEDQLQMEAVIVANVKDLVNPFLEKLSRSQLDEKQAVYVEIIQTNISNIVSPFMRQIPMKFFDLTPAEIQIADLVRKNKTTKEIAALLNTSAKTIEAHRNRLRKKLGLTNQPIQLRDYLMTLV, from the coding sequence ATGCCTAAAGCCCAACCCCCATCTTCATCCCCGAAAGTTGCCACGAAAACACTTACTGCCAAGCGGCTGCAGACTGAAAACCGTGCGCTGAAACAAAAAAACGAAATGCTTACGCGCCGGAACCATGAATTGGAGTTAATCTGTCAGTCCTTTCTGTCCATCAATTCCAGTCTTGATTTGGACCGTGTATTGGCCACCATTCTGGAAGTGATCCGGGCCTTGTTTGGCGCTGTCGGCAGTTCCATCTGGCTGAAAGATCCAAAAAGTGGAGAAGTGGTCTGCCAGCAGGCGGCCGGTTTCCAGCGCAATGTCGTCAAGGGTTGGCGCCTGTCCCCCGGAGAAGGCATTGCCGGTTGGGTCAGCTCCTATGGCGAACGGGTGATCCTGCCCGATACCCGGAAGGACATGCGTCATTTTCGTCAAGTGGCCGACACCATGCAGGTGGAACTGCGTTCACTGATCAGCGTCCCCATGCGCGTCAAAGGCGCTGTGATTGGCGCCCTGCAGGTGGTTGACAAACAGGTGGGCCGTTTCGATGAATCCCATGTCGACGTTCTCGAGGCCTTATCCGACGCATCCGCCACGGCAATCGAAAATGCGCAACTGTTTAAGCGAGCCAATCGTGAAATTGCCGAGCGCAAAAGGGCTGAAAAAAAGCTTAAGGCAAGTGAAAAGGAACTTAAAGAAAAGGGCAACGCCCTTGAAGAGGTCAATACGGCGCTGAATGTGCTGCTTAAGAGCAGGGAGGAGGACCAACTCCAGATGGAGGCGGTTATCGTGGCCAATGTCAAGGATCTGGTCAATCCCTTTCTTGAGAAGCTGAGCCGCAGCCAGCTGGACGAAAAGCAGGCGGTTTATGTGGAAATCATTCAGACCAATATCAGCAACATCGTGTCACCGTTCATGCGCCAGATTCCCATGAAATTTTTCGATCTGACCCCCGCAGAAATCCAGATTGCCGACCTGGTTCGCAAAAACAAAACCACCAAAGAAATTGCCGCCCTTTTAAATACGTCAGCAAAAACCATTGAGGCCCACCGCAACCGCCTGCGTAAAAAACTGGGCTTGACCAATCAGCCAATTCAGCTGCGGGATTACCTGATGACACTCGTATAA
- a CDS encoding uracil-DNA glycosylase family protein: MIGSLRHLRFSAPVTHIYNPLVYARDGYERYLRRFGSTTKAVVLVGMNPGPFGMAQTGVPFGDVEMVTGWMGIHASVEQPRAPHPKRPVLGFACRRSEVSGRRLWGWARQRFGTADNFFSRFFVLNYCPLVFMEESGRNRTPDKLPASEKKGLFAICDHALQQAIEIYRPQWVIGIGGFAEKRAVAALVDMEIRIGRISHPSPANPRANKGWANLVETELSAMGVDWLSE, translated from the coding sequence TTGATCGGATCACTTCGTCACCTGCGGTTTTCCGCTCCGGTGACGCACATTTACAACCCGCTGGTCTATGCCCGCGACGGGTATGAGCGCTATCTCCGCCGCTTTGGCAGCACCACCAAAGCGGTGGTGCTGGTGGGCATGAATCCAGGCCCATTTGGTATGGCCCAGACAGGGGTGCCGTTTGGCGATGTCGAGATGGTTACCGGATGGATGGGCATTCATGCGTCGGTTGAACAGCCGCGGGCCCCCCATCCCAAACGACCCGTTTTGGGCTTTGCCTGTAGGCGCAGTGAGGTCAGCGGCCGGCGTCTATGGGGCTGGGCCAGGCAACGATTCGGGACAGCCGATAATTTTTTCAGCCGTTTTTTTGTGCTGAATTACTGCCCCTTGGTGTTCATGGAAGAGAGCGGACGGAATCGTACTCCGGACAAACTCCCGGCATCAGAAAAGAAGGGACTGTTCGCCATTTGTGATCACGCACTGCAGCAGGCCATTGAAATATATCGACCGCAATGGGTGATCGGTATTGGCGGCTTCGCAGAAAAGCGGGCAGTGGCGGCCCTAGTGGATATGGAGATTCGTATCGGCCGAATCAGCCACCCCAGCCCGGCAAATCCCCGGGCCAACAAGGGGTGGGCCAATTTGGTGGAAACGGAACTCTCAGCCATGGGGGTCGACTGGTTATCTGAATAG
- a CDS encoding FmdB family zinc ribbon protein codes for MPIFEYQCKACCHQFEQLVFSSDEEMPVCPVCQCADVQKLMSVGSVRPNGIPTGSGGFAPPACKPSAGG; via the coding sequence ATGCCCATTTTCGAGTACCAGTGCAAAGCCTGCTGCCATCAATTTGAACAATTGGTTTTCTCTTCAGACGAAGAAATGCCGGTCTGCCCGGTATGCCAGTGCGCGGATGTCCAGAAGCTGATGTCGGTCGGATCGGTCCGGCCCAATGGAATCCCTACCGGATCGGGGGGGTTCGCCCCACCGGCCTGTAAACCGTCTGCCGGTGGTTGA